In the Helianthus annuus cultivar XRQ/B chromosome 11, HanXRQr2.0-SUNRISE, whole genome shotgun sequence genome, one interval contains:
- the LOC110888511 gene encoding uncharacterized protein LOC110888511, whose protein sequence is MVGENPPPPKHDDDPTNHDSPYYLHPSDYPKQMQVNENLSDNNFNDWLQEMTNFLFAKNKIGFFDGSLVKPKKTDAKYMSWMRCDAMIKGWLTTAMEKDIRSNVKYAGTAAEIWSDLQERFGKESAPRTYELKRAITTTRKNGSSVSAYFTKLHVLWDEMDNVLPNPQCECEGCNCDLGKKWLH, encoded by the coding sequence ATGGTCGGTGAGAATCCACCGCCACCGAAGCACGACGATGATCCAACAAACCACGATTCACCCTATTATCTGCATCCATCGGATTACCCGAAACAGATGCAGGTAAACGAAAACCTCTCCGACAACAATTTCAATGACTGGCTCCAAGAAATGACCAATTTCTTGTTTGCCAAAAACAAAATCGGGTTCTTTGACGGATCCCTTGTCAAACCCAAGAAGACAGATGCGAAATACATGAGCTGGATGCGGTGTGACGCCATGATTAAAGGATGGCTCACCACCGCAATGGAGAAAGACATACGCAGCAATGTCAAGTATGCGGGCACGGCGGCAGAAATCTGGAGCGACTTACAAGAAAGATTTGGGAAGGAAAGTGCGCCCCGAACCTACGAACTCAAGAGGGCGATCACAACAACTCGGAAAAATGGGTCCTCTGTCTCAGCATACTTCACGAAACTGCATGTGTTGTGGGACGAGATGGACAACGTTTTACCAAATCCACAATGTGAATGTGAAGGATGTAACTGTGACCTCGGAAAAAAATGGTTGCACTGA